One Flavobacterium sp. 90 DNA segment encodes these proteins:
- a CDS encoding RNA polymerase sigma-70 factor: MNINNSFELNLFESFKEGDETAFTYFYDKYFRRITAFSVQFIYDKEEAENLAQEAFLHLWQSRETVESINGIQSFLYTYAKSKCLNMIRHNKVKDKFKSEVLNQKERELDMEILNSVQFDTLELTELERLIQESISDLPPKTREVFIKKRFENKKNAEIAEEMQVSLKAVEAHMTKALKILKTKLSDYLFLIFILICNN, encoded by the coding sequence ATGAACATTAATAACAGTTTCGAATTAAATCTTTTTGAATCTTTCAAAGAAGGAGACGAAACTGCTTTCACGTATTTCTACGACAAATACTTCCGCCGAATTACTGCTTTTAGCGTTCAGTTTATTTATGATAAAGAGGAAGCCGAAAATCTCGCACAAGAAGCTTTTTTGCATTTATGGCAAAGCAGAGAAACTGTAGAATCGATAAACGGAATACAATCTTTCTTGTACACTTATGCGAAATCGAAATGCCTGAACATGATTCGGCATAATAAAGTAAAGGATAAATTTAAAAGTGAAGTTTTAAATCAGAAAGAACGAGAATTGGATATGGAAATCTTAAACTCGGTACAATTTGACACTTTAGAATTAACGGAATTAGAACGTTTAATTCAGGAATCAATAAGTGATCTTCCACCAAAAACCAGAGAAGTTTTTATAAAAAAGCGTTTCGAGAATAAAAAAAATGCAGAAATAGCCGAAGAAATGCAAGTATCGCTAAAAGCCGTTGAAGCCCACATGACAAAGGCTTTGAAGATTTTAAAAACCAAATTATCGGATTATTTATTCTTGATTTTTATCCTTATTTGTAATAATTAA
- a CDS encoding FecR domain-containing protein, with the protein MTSKLIYKYLSNEASEQEVQSLFDWIDASEENKKHFISLKKTWALAALSDEITSESVSVISIKPKNNAIQYLKYAAVFLVLFGLGKLAFDFTQKTKSSKEIVLEFADGSSEIITKNNQTKVINDKGSLIAKKFPNHIVYFGKVQDQKVVYNTLKVPYGKRFKLTLSDGTIVNLNSGTTFRYPEQFGINGKRNVFLTGEAFFEVAKDKQHPFIVNANKVDIEVLGTKFNISAYPENPTVNSTLIEGSIQMYEVENKQNLVLLLPNQMATWQNNAKKITTKAVDPSFYSAWTKGELAFKDTPFSTIAKIIQRTYDVEIINENTVLAKQNFTGTIKISESSVENILELLKRDTPFNYSIEENTITITNPSITK; encoded by the coding sequence ATGACATCGAAACTTATTTATAAATATCTTTCTAATGAAGCTTCAGAACAAGAAGTTCAATCTCTTTTTGATTGGATCGATGCTTCTGAAGAAAACAAAAAGCACTTTATATCTTTAAAGAAAACTTGGGCTTTAGCAGCACTTTCGGATGAAATTACGTCTGAATCAGTTTCGGTGATTTCGATAAAACCAAAAAATAATGCTATTCAGTATTTAAAATATGCCGCTGTATTTTTAGTTTTATTCGGATTAGGAAAATTGGCTTTCGATTTTACTCAAAAAACAAAATCATCAAAAGAAATTGTTTTAGAATTTGCTGATGGAAGTTCTGAAATCATCACAAAAAACAATCAAACTAAAGTTATAAACGACAAAGGAAGTTTGATTGCAAAGAAATTTCCAAACCATATTGTTTACTTCGGAAAAGTTCAGGATCAGAAAGTGGTTTATAATACACTTAAAGTTCCATACGGAAAACGATTTAAACTTACCCTTTCTGACGGAACGATTGTGAATTTAAATTCGGGGACAACTTTTCGTTATCCGGAACAATTTGGAATCAATGGTAAAAGAAATGTATTCTTAACCGGTGAAGCTTTTTTTGAAGTTGCAAAAGACAAACAACATCCGTTTATTGTAAACGCGAATAAGGTTGATATTGAAGTTCTTGGAACAAAATTTAATATCAGTGCATATCCAGAAAACCCAACGGTTAATAGTACTTTGATCGAAGGAAGTATTCAGATGTATGAAGTTGAAAACAAACAAAATTTGGTTTTACTTCTTCCAAATCAAATGGCAACCTGGCAAAATAACGCTAAAAAAATCACAACAAAAGCAGTTGATCCAAGTTTTTATTCGGCATGGACAAAGGGCGAACTTGCTTTTAAAGATACTCCATTTTCAACGATCGCTAAAATAATTCAACGTACTTATGATGTCGAAATCATCAATGAAAATACTGTTTTGGCCAAGCAGAATTTTACAGGTACGATTAAAATTAGTGAATCAAGTGTCGAAAATATTTTAGAACTTCTAAAACGTGACACGCCATTTAATTATTCGATCGAAGAAAATACGATTACCATTACCAATCCTTCCATAACTAAATAA
- a CDS encoding SusC/RagA family TonB-linked outer membrane protein: MTFTIPNFRKILFFLALLISSFKSFSQNKGITLQLKNKPISFIIKSIEDQTDFRIIYNARKIDADQLADINVQNATLEVVLTQLFTGKNISFYIQKKQVLLTNSAPAPTSSNPDEKERFISGIVYSAKEKQPLAGATIRIKGTGMGAITDFNGKFVYQLKGNNINNIVLEAGFLGMESQAIKADTKKEFTFYLEEFTDELNQVVITSSYGTKKLKEEVVGSISSLNAKDIPVQQASESIDKMVEGQIAGVLVENVSGIGGPVKINIRGQGTLKSLSNSILGTSTQPLIIVDGVIMSEQGGIDNEFFNGGRLSEGLSNPLAMISPDNIEDFTVLKDAAAVGIYGADGANGVILITTKKGKKGKVQFGFSNQLGVSSAINQIKYLNGAQYTDLRNDYLKNTSTDYVPVPYNGINTDWFGLLNQNGIYNKYNFSVSGATSDFSYRSTITYLNIDEPQLGNTTKQLNGGLNLGYRHSKWDINLSLNPSYIKKDAPNIYYDFAYLPTISPYNLDGTYSNLGLSGGNTGGNPLAAIEQNRNETESRGILGSLNLGYELNKNIKFGTLFGLDYIDKVQDRYFSGENESGQNNGTFVLNEKTYPNWGRRLINNRNATKWNWQGQMLFNKEINKNNTIDGVVGFELSEEKADFDYSSASGFVNPNVINRIEDALQDDNPATPLVDESKTRQVHGSDINYNSRVSLFSQINYNYKKKYYALVNFRRDESSVFGDDTNVAYNSGAGLAWIASNEDFLKSNSWIDFLKVKISYGSTGNSRIGSYRSKGLYTVLQNGYNGDTSASSSVSPNGNLSWEKNVKFNTGIDFNVFNTVELSLEYYYDSLSDLIVARDIPTETGYNSVQLNAADMYNKGFEFTTRIKWFQKGKFKWTSSFNISTVDNKVTDLVGLGSDYSVANIALAQKIGYSTSTIWGINWVGVDPATGRDLVKKNGQVYDAATYNRLFTNADWEPIGDSQPKAFGGFSNRFTLNNITLSVTGAFQWGGDKLISDEMISKPRTTSNRNMSVNAYDYWRNQGDVVSQPAPSNNTLLSNMSKYVYDATYIKISNINLSYNVPLKNTFLDALTIFADVSNALYWYKEKSPAGMNGIREFNYTYPQARTISCGINTKF, encoded by the coding sequence ATGACTTTTACGATACCCAATTTCAGGAAAATTCTATTTTTCCTAGCGCTTCTTATATCCAGTTTTAAAAGTTTTTCTCAGAATAAAGGCATAACATTACAGCTAAAAAACAAACCTATTAGTTTCATTATCAAATCAATTGAAGATCAAACTGATTTTAGAATCATTTATAATGCAAGAAAAATTGATGCCGATCAACTTGCGGATATTAATGTACAAAATGCGACTTTAGAAGTTGTGTTAACGCAATTATTTACCGGTAAAAACATTTCTTTTTACATACAGAAAAAGCAGGTTTTATTAACGAACTCCGCTCCTGCTCCAACTTCTTCAAATCCTGATGAAAAGGAAAGATTTATTAGCGGAATCGTTTATAGTGCCAAAGAAAAACAACCGCTTGCCGGAGCAACAATACGCATAAAAGGTACCGGAATGGGCGCTATAACTGATTTTAACGGAAAATTTGTTTATCAGTTAAAAGGAAATAACATCAATAATATAGTGCTTGAAGCTGGCTTTTTAGGAATGGAATCTCAAGCTATAAAGGCAGATACTAAAAAAGAATTTACATTTTATCTGGAAGAATTCACAGATGAGCTAAATCAGGTTGTGATTACGTCTTCTTACGGAACTAAAAAACTTAAAGAGGAAGTTGTTGGAAGTATTTCGAGCTTAAACGCCAAAGATATTCCGGTTCAACAAGCCTCGGAAAGTATTGATAAAATGGTCGAAGGACAAATTGCCGGGGTTTTGGTCGAAAATGTTTCGGGAATTGGTGGTCCGGTTAAAATTAATATTCGTGGTCAGGGAACTTTAAAATCTTTGTCTAATTCTATTTTAGGTACTTCTACTCAGCCTTTGATCATTGTCGATGGTGTAATTATGAGTGAACAAGGCGGTATTGATAACGAATTTTTTAACGGAGGAAGATTATCTGAGGGATTATCGAATCCGTTAGCCATGATTTCTCCTGATAATATCGAAGATTTTACGGTTTTAAAAGATGCTGCCGCGGTTGGTATTTATGGTGCTGATGGTGCAAATGGTGTGATTTTGATTACGACAAAAAAGGGTAAAAAAGGCAAAGTTCAATTTGGATTTTCGAACCAACTTGGAGTTTCATCGGCTATTAATCAAATTAAATATTTGAATGGCGCGCAATATACGGACTTGCGAAATGATTATTTAAAAAACACTTCTACAGATTATGTTCCGGTTCCTTATAACGGAATCAACACGGATTGGTTTGGATTATTGAACCAAAACGGGATTTATAACAAATATAATTTCAGCGTTTCCGGAGCTACTTCAGATTTTTCGTATCGAAGCACAATCACCTATCTAAATATCGATGAGCCTCAATTAGGGAATACTACAAAACAGCTTAACGGAGGACTTAATTTAGGATATCGACATTCAAAATGGGATATTAATTTGTCTTTAAACCCTAGTTACATCAAAAAAGATGCTCCTAATATTTATTATGATTTTGCTTATTTGCCTACAATTTCGCCTTATAATCTAGATGGAACTTACTCAAATCTTGGTCTTTCAGGAGGAAATACGGGAGGAAATCCTTTGGCAGCAATTGAACAAAATAGAAATGAAACAGAAAGCCGTGGAATCTTAGGAAGTTTGAATTTAGGTTATGAATTAAATAAAAATATAAAATTCGGGACTTTATTTGGTCTTGATTATATTGATAAAGTTCAAGATCGCTATTTTTCGGGAGAAAATGAAAGTGGACAAAACAATGGAACTTTCGTCCTGAACGAAAAAACATATCCCAACTGGGGAAGACGCCTTATAAATAACCGAAATGCTACCAAATGGAACTGGCAGGGACAAATGTTATTTAATAAAGAAATCAATAAAAACAATACGATTGACGGCGTTGTAGGTTTTGAACTTTCTGAAGAAAAGGCGGATTTTGATTATTCATCGGCTTCAGGATTTGTAAATCCTAACGTAATTAATCGCATTGAAGATGCTCTGCAAGATGATAATCCTGCAACTCCTTTGGTTGATGAAAGTAAAACGAGACAGGTTCACGGATCTGATATTAATTACAATTCAAGAGTTTCTTTGTTCTCACAGATAAACTACAATTACAAGAAAAAATATTATGCGTTGGTCAATTTCAGACGTGACGAAAGTTCTGTTTTTGGCGACGATACAAATGTTGCTTACAATAGCGGTGCAGGTTTAGCGTGGATTGCGAGCAACGAAGATTTCTTAAAATCAAATTCATGGATTGATTTCTTAAAGGTGAAAATAAGTTATGGTTCAACCGGTAATTCACGTATCGGTTCTTATAGATCAAAAGGTCTCTATACTGTTTTACAAAATGGTTATAATGGCGATACAAGTGCTTCATCAAGCGTTTCTCCTAACGGAAATTTAAGTTGGGAGAAAAATGTAAAATTCAATACCGGAATCGATTTTAATGTATTCAATACGGTCGAACTTTCATTAGAGTATTATTATGATAGTTTATCTGATTTGATTGTTGCACGTGATATTCCAACAGAAACCGGTTATAATTCTGTGCAATTAAATGCGGCAGATATGTACAATAAAGGTTTTGAGTTTACGACCAGAATCAAGTGGTTTCAAAAAGGAAAATTCAAATGGACTTCTTCTTTCAATATCTCGACGGTAGATAATAAAGTAACGGATTTGGTAGGTTTAGGAAGCGATTATTCTGTGGCTAATATTGCTCTTGCTCAAAAAATTGGTTACAGTACTTCAACGATCTGGGGTATAAACTGGGTGGGCGTTGATCCCGCAACCGGAAGAGATTTGGTTAAAAAAAATGGACAAGTTTATGATGCGGCAACTTACAACAGATTGTTTACCAATGCTGATTGGGAACCAATTGGAGATTCACAACCTAAAGCTTTTGGAGGTTTTAGCAATCGTTTTACGCTAAACAATATTACATTATCGGTAACAGGCGCTTTTCAATGGGGCGGTGATAAATTAATTTCAGATGAAATGATCTCAAAACCAAGAACGACTTCAAACCGAAATATGTCTGTAAATGCATACGATTACTGGAGAAATCAAGGCGATGTTGTCTCTCAGCCTGCGCCTAGTAACAATACATTATTGTCTAATATGAGCAAATATGTTTATGACGCTACTTATATCAAAATCAGTAATATAAACCTGAGTTATAATGTTCCGCTAAAAAATACTTTTCTGGATGCTTTAACGATTTTTGCAGATGTTTCGAACGCATTGTATTGGTACAAAGAAAAAAGTCCGGCGGGAATGAATGGTATCAGAGAATTTAATTACACTTATCCGCAAGCCAGAACGATCTCCTGCGGAATTAATACTAAATTTTAA
- a CDS encoding RagB/SusD family nutrient uptake outer membrane protein has protein sequence MKYFKNRTGFKLALLFTLLCLLQGCSDFLEQEPGTQISITEQLKNKQGMLQAVNGMYRGLEANVRAGVFPVYADVQGGNLKFTPSTTVSSLGLISIPSPITNLYSFEDQSDNSNFASFYSNSYSTINQSNLILEFVDALPDATEAEKNQIKAEALTVRAYSHFLLSEVFSQNYAYTDDASHLGIIYNKASLVQGLTYPARETAANTYALLIDDITTAINLYANASLLTGPAYSYFNKTSAKALLARVYLSKKDWKNAYETSNDIILNSGVSLVNSADYIAQWEQPDLPVSEILLEFTIPKTTDGTSSGSLSVPFGYTSATVYGDYAASQDLLDLYENDDIRKQLFLEKTIPTLVNLQFENQKYYFTKKFQGNPGYVAFRLSEQYLIRAEAALKLNNPEQAKTDINTIRARSNATLLTDTNNLEELIFLERRKELCFEGHLFFDLARNKKDISRNDGCISLNCSLTYPSPKYVMPIPRFNINLNPNLKQNESY, from the coding sequence ATGAAATATTTTAAAAATAGAACAGGGTTTAAATTAGCACTGCTTTTCACCTTACTTTGTTTATTGCAAGGCTGCAGTGATTTTCTGGAGCAAGAACCTGGTACACAAATTTCGATTACAGAACAGCTAAAAAATAAACAAGGTATGTTACAAGCCGTAAATGGCATGTATCGTGGTCTTGAGGCTAATGTACGTGCAGGTGTTTTTCCTGTTTATGCGGATGTTCAGGGCGGAAATTTAAAATTTACTCCTTCGACAACAGTCAGTTCATTAGGTTTAATTAGTATTCCGTCGCCTATTACAAACCTTTATTCTTTTGAAGATCAATCTGATAATTCTAATTTTGCGTCTTTTTACAGCAATAGTTACAGCACTATCAATCAATCAAATTTGATTTTAGAATTTGTCGATGCATTGCCGGACGCTACAGAAGCTGAAAAAAATCAAATAAAAGCCGAAGCCCTGACTGTTAGAGCGTATTCTCATTTTTTACTAAGCGAAGTCTTCAGCCAAAATTACGCTTATACAGATGATGCATCGCATTTAGGAATTATTTACAACAAAGCGTCATTAGTTCAAGGTCTTACTTATCCGGCGAGAGAAACTGCTGCCAATACTTATGCTTTGTTAATCGATGATATTACAACAGCTATAAATTTATATGCTAATGCTTCGCTTTTGACTGGTCCTGCTTATTCTTATTTTAATAAAACGAGTGCAAAAGCATTATTGGCAAGGGTTTATCTGTCTAAAAAAGATTGGAAAAACGCTTACGAAACTTCCAATGATATTATTTTAAATTCGGGTGTAAGTTTAGTAAATTCAGCGGATTATATCGCACAATGGGAACAGCCGGATTTGCCTGTTTCTGAAATTTTACTTGAATTTACGATTCCTAAAACTACTGATGGAACTTCCAGCGGATCATTATCTGTTCCTTTCGGATATACTTCTGCAACTGTTTATGGCGATTATGCTGCTTCACAAGATTTATTGGATTTATATGAAAATGACGATATCAGAAAACAGTTGTTTCTGGAAAAAACAATTCCAACTCTTGTCAATTTACAATTCGAAAACCAGAAGTATTATTTTACCAAAAAATTTCAGGGAAACCCAGGATATGTTGCCTTTAGATTAAGTGAACAATATTTAATTCGCGCCGAAGCTGCATTAAAACTTAACAATCCGGAGCAGGCAAAAACAGATATTAATACCATCAGAGCAAGATCTAATGCCACTTTATTGACGGATACAAATAATCTCGAAGAACTTATATTTCTGGAAAGAAGAAAAGAATTATGTTTTGAAGGTCATCTGTTTTTTGACCTTGCCAGAAACAAAAAAGACATTTCACGCAATGACGGTTGTATTTCGCTTAACTGCTCGCTTACCTACCCGTCGCCAAAATATGTAATGCCAATACCACGCTTCAACATTAACCTAAATCCAAACTTAAAACAAAATGAATCATACTAA